One stretch of Hoplias malabaricus isolate fHopMal1 unplaced genomic scaffold, fHopMal1.hap1 scaffold_23, whole genome shotgun sequence DNA includes these proteins:
- the LOC136684773 gene encoding cystatin-A-like — translation MASRFCLLLVVVLFAIAESAPTTPQLGGWSEWKNADNSVNEICRKLQPEVQKQLGEEFSRFEALTYQTQVAGGVNYRIKVDVGVNKLVIIEVHHDLNQVDTLTKVEVVSSKNSGVVPVNYGVAKPLAAKRVNVLAVKS, via the exons ATGGCGTCTCGCTTCTGTCTCCTGCTCGTTGTTGTCTTGTTCGCGATCGCAGAGTCTGCTCCAACAACTCCACAACTTGGAGGATGGTCAGAGTGGAAGAACGCTGACAACAGCGTGAATGAGATCTGCAGGAAG ctaCAGCCTGAAGTCCAAAAGCAGCTTGGAGAGGAGTTTTCTCGTTTCGAGGCTCTGACGTACCAAACCCAAGTTGCTGGAGGAGTGAACTACAGAATCAAG gttgatGTAGGAGTGAATAAGCTTGTCATCATAGAGGTGCATCATGATCTTAATCAGGTCGACACTCTGACGAAGGTTGAAGTGGTTTCCTCGAAGAATTCTGGAGTTGTTCCTGTGAATTATGGTGTAGCCAAACCATTGGCGGCAAAACGTGTGAATGTATTGGCggttaaaagttaa